In Nicotiana tabacum cultivar K326 chromosome 17, ASM71507v2, whole genome shotgun sequence, one DNA window encodes the following:
- the LOC107774073 gene encoding uncharacterized protein LOC107774073, with product MSYYPKGYHGEDDEGAEFDEYDPTPYGGGYDIALTYGRPLPPSDETCYQPTSASDEFDYDRPQYSSYAEPSAYGDEALETEYQSYSRPKPRPTPSYHRPSEEEGEAYEQPQPNYGFQPGMNRPGGGYGGESEYGRKSEYEEPASEYGSGYGRKSEYVEPVSEYGSGYGRKSEYEEPTPQYGSGYGRKSEYEEPKSEYGSGYGRKSEYEEPTSEYGSGYGRKSEYEEPAPEYGSGYRRKSEYEEPSSEYESGYERRNESEEYGSGGYGRKPSYGQEEEGERRPSYGRSSYQTEEGEGYERPRYGRSEEEDYKKPSYERRRDEDDEGYGRKKYGDDNSDDDEEKKQHYKHHHRKHYDD from the exons ATGTCCTACTACCCAAAAGGCTACCACGGCGAAGATGACGAAGGTGCTGAATTCGACGAGTACGATCCAACTCCGTACGGCGGTGGATACGATATCGCTTTGACTTACGGTCGTCCACTTCCACCCTCTGATGAAACCTGTTATCAGCCTACTTCTGCTTCTGATGAATTCGACTATGATCGTCCTCAGTACTCTTCTTATGCTGAGCCTTCTGCTTATGGTGATGAGGCTCTTGAGACTGAGTACCAGAGCTATTCTAGGCCCAAGCCTCGGCCAACTCCATCTTATCATCGCCCATCTGAGGAAGAAGGCGAAGCTTATGAGCAGCCTCAGCCCAATTATGGGTTCCAGCCTGGGATGAATCGTCCTGGTGGTGGCTATGGTGGAGAAAGTGAATATGGACGGAAGAGTGAGTATGAAGAACCCGCTTCCGAATACGGATCCGGGTATGGGAGAAAGAGTGAGTATGTAGAACCTGTTTCTGAATACGGATCCGGGTATGGGAGAAAGAGTGAATATGAAGAACCCACTCCCCAGTATGGATCTGGGTATGGACGAAAGAGTGAGTATGAAGAGCCCAAATCAGAATATGGATCCGGGTATGGGAGAAAGAGCGAGTATGAAGAGCCCACATCAGAATACGGATCTGGATATGGGAGAAAGAGTGAGTATGAAGAGCCCGCTCCAGAGTACGGATCGGGATACCGGAGGAAGAGCGAATATGAGGAGCCTAGCTCGGAATATGAATCGGGTTATGAGCGTAGGAACGAGTCCGAAGAGTATGGATCTGGTGGATATGGGAGGAAGCCAAGCTACGGGCAGGAGGAAGAGGGTGAGAGGAGGCCCAGTTATGGGCGTTCAAGCTACCAGACTGAGGAGGGAGAAGGGTATGAGAGGCCTCGCTATGGAAGGTCCGAGGAGGAGGACTACAAGAAACCCAGTTATGAGAGGCGTCGTGATGAGGACGACGAGGGCTATGGTCGCAAGAAATAT GGTGATGACAACTCCGATGATGACGAGGAGAAGAAACAACACTACAAGCACCACCATCGCAAACACTATGATGATTGA